The DNA segment GATGCCGCGACACGTGACTTTCGGACACGCGATCGCGCGTCCGAATGCCGCCAGCCGGGGTCGAGGCGACACCACCAGACCGAGGTGATGCTGCCGGACGGGGCTGAGGTGACGCCGGCGGCTGTGGCGAGGCAGACTGGACGGCTGTGACAGATGGCCCGCTGATCGTCCAGTCCGACAAGACCCTGCTGCTGGAGGTCGACCATCCGGCCGCACAGGAGTGCCGGCTGGCGGTCGCCCCTTTCGCCGAGCTGGAGCGTGCGCCCGAGCACGTCCACACCTACCGGATCACCCCGCTCGGCCTGTGGAACGCGCGCGCCGCGGGTCACGACGCCGAGTCGGTGATCGACGCGCTCGTACGCTATGCGCGCTATCCGGTGCCGCACGCGCTGCTGGTCGACGTGGCCGAGACCATGGACCGCTATGGCCGGCTGCAGCTGGTCGCCGACCCGGCCCACGGCCTGATCCTCAGAGCGCTGGACCGCGCCGTACTCGTCGAGATCACCCGCAACAAGAAGATCGCGCCAATGCTCGGCGCGCAGTTGGACGAGGACACCGTCGTCGTCCATCCGTCCGAGCGCGGCCGGCTCAAGCAGGCGCTGCTCAAGGTCGGCTGGCCGGCCGAGGACCTGGCCGGCTACGTCGACGGCGAGGCGCATCCGATCTCGCTGCACCAGGATGGCTGGACGCTGCGCGACTATCAGAAGCAGGCGGTCGAGTCGTTCTGGGCCGGCGGCTCCGGTGTCGTGGTGCTGCCGTGTGGCGCCGGCAAGACACTGGTCGGCGCGGCCGCGATGGCGGAAGCCTCGGCCACCACGCTGATCCTGGTCACCAACACCGTCGCCGGCCGGCAGTGGAAGCGCGAGCTGGTCGCGCGTACGTCGCTGACCGAGGACGAGATCGGCGAGTATTCCGGCGAGCGCAAGGAAATCCGGCCGGTCACCATCGCCACCTACCAGGTGATGACGACCCGCCGCAAGGGCGAGTACCGGCATCTGGACCTGTTCGACTCGCGCGACTGGGGCCTGATCGTCTACGACGAGGTGCACCTGCTGCCGGCGCCGATCTTCCGGCTGACCGCCGACCTGCAGTCCCGCCGGCGGCTCGGCCTGACCGCGACGCTGGTCCGCGAGGACGGCCGCGAAGGCGACGTTTTCTCCCTGATCGGGCCGAAACGCTATGACGCGCCGTGGAAGGACATCGAGGCGCAGGGCTGGATCGCGCCGGCCGAGTGCACCGAGGTGCGGGTCACCCTGACCGAGGCCGAGCGGATGGCGTACGCCGTCGCCGAGCCGGAGGAGCGCTATCGGATGTGCGCGACCGCGCGTACGAAGATGCCGGTCGTCAAGAAGATCCTGGAGAAGCACGCCGGCGAGCAGGTGCTGGTGATCGGCGCGTACCTGGACCAGCTCGACCAGCTCTCCGCCGAGCTGGAGGCGCCGGTGATCGAGGGCAAGACCACCAACAAGGAGCGCGAGCGGCTGTTCGACGCGTTCCGCCGCGGCGAGGTCTCCACGCTGGTGGTGTCGAAGGTGGCCAACTTCTCCATCGACCTGCCGGAGGCGGCGGTGGCGATCCAGGTGTCCGGCACCTTCGGCTCGCGGCAGGAGGAGGCGCAGCGGCTCGGCCGGGTGCTGCGACCGAAGGCCGACCAGCGGCAGGCGCACTTCTACACGGTGGTCTCGCGCGACACGCTGGACGCCGAGTACGCCGCGCACCGGCAACGGTTTCTCGCCGAGCAGGGCTACGCGTACACGATCGTCGACGCCGACGACCTCCTCGGTCCCGCCATCCCCGACGTCGGCTAGACCTCACGGCAACCTGAAGCTCGCGACCGCTCTTGGTCGCGACATCAGGCTGTGGACAACGAGATGTCCGGCTTGTCGGTCTGCCACGGTTGACAGGTGCCGCACACGAGGAGCGACTATGAGTGTCATGGCCGTCCACCTGCCGCAAGGTCCGCCGGAGCCATCGGAGCTCATCGAGCTGCCGGTCAGCTCCGGCGCGCCGATAACCGTGGAGCTGTTCCGCCGGTTTCCGCCGCGGACGCGGCTGAACATCGTCGGCGGCACGGTCTTCGCCGGCCGGGACGGCGGATTTGATGTCGCCGATCTGGACCGTCTCGACGACGACGGCTGGCGGCACGAGCTCATCGACGGTGTCATCGTGATGAGCCCGGCGCCGTCGCATCCGCACCAGCGCGCCGTCATGGAGCTGGCCTTCGCGCTTCGCACGGCTGTGCCTGACAACCTGGAAGTCCTGGTCGCGCCGTTCGACGTACGGCTCGGCAAGCGGCGACGGGTCCAGCCGGACGTGATCGTGGCCCCGAAGGTCGACCTCGGCAACGCCGTGCCGGTGCCGAAGCTGGTGGTCGAGGTGCTGTCGCCGTCCGGCCAGCGCTACGACCTGATCGCCAAACGACGGCTGTACGAGCAGGCGCGCGTCGAGTCGTACTGGATCGTCGATCCCGGCCAGCCGTCGCTGACCGTCCTGGAGTTGCGGGACGGCCGCTACGCGGAGATCGGCACCGCGACCGGAAGCGCCGAGCTGGTCGTGGAGCAGCCGGTCAAGCTGCGGCTGCGTCCGCACGATCTGCTGAGCTAGGTGCGGCAAGCAAGGCGACGAGGGTGACTGCGGCGGCGAGTGCGAAGATCGCCACCAGGCCGCCGGACGGCAGCAGCGCGAGGATCCAGCCGAAGACCGCGATGCCGACGACATTTCCTATCTGACGCGAAAATGTCAGCGTGGCGACGGCCGCGCCGATCGCGTCCTTCGGCGCGGACGACTGCGTGATCAGCGTGTAGACCTGCATCGACAGGCCGAGCGCGGCGCCGCTCAGCACCAGGCCGCAGACCAGCAATGCCACCGACGGCAACAAAATCGCCAAAGCGACCAGCGCCATGCCGGCGACACCGGCGGCCAGCGCCGCTCGGCCCCAGAGCGGCAGGTTGGGGAACTTCTTCGCCAGCACTGAGAAAAACACGGTCGGCACCAGCTGGCCGGCGGTCATCGCGACCAGCAGCAGGCCGGTTTCGGTCGGTCCGCCGCCCGTCGTCGCGACGATCGCGAGTGACATGAAGGTAAAGGTGCCAAAAAGCGTGGCGCCGGACAGACCGGTGGTGGTGATCGTCCGCGCCAGTGCGGAAATCTGGAACAGTCTCGGCGACACGAGCGGACTTTGCGAACGTCGTTCGACACGTACGAGCGTCACGGCCGCGACCACCGCGACGAGCACCAGCGGCAATGACCACCAACCGAGATTCTCACCGCTCCCCAACGTCACCAGGCTCGCGCCGCCGAGCGTCACCAGCAGCGCTCCCGGCACGTCGAAGCGGCCACGCGGCAGGCCGGTGTCGCGGCCAGGCAGGCCAGCGAAGCCGATTACCAGCGCGACCAAGCAAATCGGCAGGTTCAGGCCGAAAATCCAGCGCCAGCCGAGCTGTCCGGCGATCACGCCGCCGACCGGCGGTCCGGCCACGAACGCGACCGCCGAGACCGCGGTCAGCCACCCCTGGCGGCGCAGCAGGACCTCGCGGTCGAACAGCTCGGTGAGTACGCTCACCGCGCCGACGATCAGGCCGCTGCCGCCGAGCCCCTGCACGGCTCGCGCGACGATCAGCCAGGCCAGTCCCGGCGCCACCGCGCAACCGATCGAGCCGATCGCGAAAACGGCTATGGCCAACGGAAACATCAACCGCCGGCCGAACATGTCGCCGAGCCGGCCGTGCATCGGCGTGGCGACCGTGACCGCGAGGCCATAGACCGCCGTCACGCCGGCGA comes from the Fodinicola acaciae genome and includes:
- a CDS encoding DNA repair helicase XPB translates to MTDGPLIVQSDKTLLLEVDHPAAQECRLAVAPFAELERAPEHVHTYRITPLGLWNARAAGHDAESVIDALVRYARYPVPHALLVDVAETMDRYGRLQLVADPAHGLILRALDRAVLVEITRNKKIAPMLGAQLDEDTVVVHPSERGRLKQALLKVGWPAEDLAGYVDGEAHPISLHQDGWTLRDYQKQAVESFWAGGSGVVVLPCGAGKTLVGAAAMAEASATTLILVTNTVAGRQWKRELVARTSLTEDEIGEYSGERKEIRPVTIATYQVMTTRRKGEYRHLDLFDSRDWGLIVYDEVHLLPAPIFRLTADLQSRRRLGLTATLVREDGREGDVFSLIGPKRYDAPWKDIEAQGWIAPAECTEVRVTLTEAERMAYAVAEPEERYRMCATARTKMPVVKKILEKHAGEQVLVIGAYLDQLDQLSAELEAPVIEGKTTNKERERLFDAFRRGEVSTLVVSKVANFSIDLPEAAVAIQVSGTFGSRQEEAQRLGRVLRPKADQRQAHFYTVVSRDTLDAEYAAHRQRFLAEQGYAYTIVDADDLLGPAIPDVG
- a CDS encoding Uma2 family endonuclease, whose amino-acid sequence is MSVMAVHLPQGPPEPSELIELPVSSGAPITVELFRRFPPRTRLNIVGGTVFAGRDGGFDVADLDRLDDDGWRHELIDGVIVMSPAPSHPHQRAVMELAFALRTAVPDNLEVLVAPFDVRLGKRRRVQPDVIVAPKVDLGNAVPVPKLVVEVLSPSGQRYDLIAKRRLYEQARVESYWIVDPGQPSLTVLELRDGRYAEIGTATGSAELVVEQPVKLRLRPHDLLS
- a CDS encoding MFS transporter; this translates as MHAIMMASPSRVARNLTFAAALLGLLMAQLDGAVVIAALPTIQHELHGAGVAGVTAVYGLAVTVATPMHGRLGDMFGRRLMFPLAIAVFAIGSIGCAVAPGLAWLIVARAVQGLGGSGLIVGAVSVLTELFDREVLLRRQGWLTAVSAVAFVAGPPVGGVIAGQLGWRWIFGLNLPICLVALVIGFAGLPGRDTGLPRGRFDVPGALLVTLGGASLVTLGSGENLGWWSLPLVLVAVVAAVTLVRVERRSQSPLVSPRLFQISALARTITTTGLSGATLFGTFTFMSLAIVATTGGGPTETGLLLVAMTAGQLVPTVFFSVLAKKFPNLPLWGRAALAAGVAGMALVALAILLPSVALLVCGLVLSGAALGLSMQVYTLITQSSAPKDAIGAAVATLTFSRQIGNVVGIAVFGWILALLPSGGLVAIFALAAAVTLVALLAAPSSADRADAAAA